A window of the Bombus huntii isolate Logan2020A chromosome 8, iyBomHunt1.1, whole genome shotgun sequence genome harbors these coding sequences:
- the LOC126868473 gene encoding SWI/SNF-related matrix-associated actin-dependent regulator of chromatin subfamily B member 1, which yields MALRTYGDKPISFQVEENGEYYCIGSEVGNYLRLFRGSLYKRYPGMFRRSITNDERKKLVELGLSQHVLASSVSLLRASEVEDIIEGNDDKYKAVSVHSTEPPAPREGKSKKSMPWVPSLPNSSHLDAVPQATPINRNRVHNKKVRTFPLCFDDTDPSANLENAAQQEMLVPIRLDMEIEGQKLRDTFTWNKNESLITPEQFAEVLCDDLDLNPLTFVPAIAQAIRQQIEAFPQETILEDQCDQRVIIKLNIHVGNTSLVDQVEWDMSEKENNPEKFAMKLCAELGLGGEFVTAIAYSVRGQLSWHQRTYAFSEAPLPTVEVPFRPPSEADQWAPFLETLTDAEMEKKIRDQDRNTRRMRRLANTTPGW from the exons ATGGCATTACGTACATATGGTGATAAACCAATAAGTTTCCAAGTAGAGGAAAATGGagaatattattgtattgGTTCAGAAGTGGGCAATTATCTGCGCCTATTTCGAGGATCATTATACAAACGTTACCCTGGAATGTTCAGGAGATCCATTACAAATGATgaacgtaaaaaattagtagaGCTTGGCTTAAGTCAACATGTACTTGCATCTAGTGTATCTCTCTTAAGAGCTAGTGAAGTAGAAGATATTATCGAGGGTAATGATGATAAGTATAAAGCTGTATCAGTACATTCAACAGAACCTCCAGCTCCTAGGGAAGGAAAATCAAAAAAATCGATGCCTTGGGTGCCTAGTTTACCAAATAGTTCACACTTGGATGCTGTACCTCAAGCTACACCAATTAATCGTAACAGagtacataataaaaaagtCAGAACATTTCCTTTATG TTTTGATGACACAGATCCATCAGCAAACTTAGAAAATGCAGCACAGCAAGAAATGTTAGTTCCAATTCGATTAGATATGGAAATTGAAGGACAAAAATTGAGAGATACTTTCacgtggaataaaaatg aaagtCTCATAACTCCTGAACAATTTGCTGAAGTATTATGTGATGATTTAGATTTAAATCCACTAACCTTTGTACCAGCCATTGCACAAGCTATAAGACAACAAATAGAGGCTTTTCCACAAGAAACAATTTTAGAAGATCAGTGTGATCAACGAGTTATAATTAAGTTAAACATACATGTAGGAAATACATCTTTAGTAGATCAAGTAGAATGGGATATgtctgaaaaagaaaataatccTGAGAAGTTTGCAATGAAACTGTGTGCTGAATTAGGACTTGGTGGAGAATTTGTTACTGCTATTGCTTACAG TGTACGAGGACAATTATCATGGCACCAAAGGACCTATGCATTTTCTGAAGCACCTCTACCTACTGTAGAAGTACCTTTTAGACCACCTTCAGAAGCTGATCAATGGGCTCCATTTTTGGAAACATTAACAGATGCagaaatggaaaagaaaatacgCGATCAAGATAGAAATACGCG GCGTATGAGACGTTTAGCAAACACTACACCTGGATGGTAA
- the LOC126868470 gene encoding vang-like protein 2, translating to METESVKSGASEHSHSHHSRTSQKHHRTHSSKSHHRQHSHRSTRTSRSQKKERHNLDSTEMAPFQTTVNVRGDSVDNLGQEVIEVQILPQDENWGENTTAVTGNTSDRSESTEDVSHWPNENDGSFSSCNRFMGPVIAMMLGLSAFLSPITMVILPKLGFFPDSTTVLTMQQKLQLLSCNAECKGQLLGLAFKLVLLGIGSWAVFLRSKNATMPRIFLFRAGVLLLTTLCICTYWLFYVVQVTESAKTAANGEITEYKNLVNYAGTLADTLLFIHYIAILLIEIRHQQPIFYLKIVRSPDGESRSYAIGQLSIQRAAVWVLERYYTEFPIYNPYLERLPVSKSGRKQSSFKFYEVDGGVTGSVQSRGGSGDRAVITTQTRRRDSSHNERFYEEHDYERRVRKRRARLITAAEEAFAHIKRLHSEVESTPNPGPMDPMEAAQAVFPSMARALQKYLRVTRQQPRHSVESILNRLARCLAQDAAPRAFLEPFFVTSPVLSNEKERQKRSHHWALVCEGELPSRPLANGCEFQLRQGEVALLCTVYHLPHFHLTEQLAHPKSNKFLLRLNSETSV from the exons ATGGAGACGGAGAGCGTAAAATCGGGGGCTAGCGAGCATAGCCATAGCCATCATAGCAGAACTTCTCAAAAACATCATCGTACTCATAGTTCTAAATCTCATCACAGGCAACATTCACATAGAAGTACCAG gACAAGTCGTAgtcaaaagaaagaaagacacaaTTTAGATTCCACAGAAATGGCACCTTTTCAAACAACTGTTAATGTAAGAGGAGATAGTGTTGATAATTTGGGTCAAGAAGTTATAGAAGTACAAATTTTACCTCAAGATGAAAACTGGGGTGAAAATACTACAGCTGTCACTGGAAATACTTCTGATAGATCAGAATCAACTGAAGATGTGAGCCATTGGCCAAATGAGAATGATGGATCATTTAGTTCCTGTAATCGATTTATGGGGCCGGTTATAGCAATGATGCTTGGATTAAGTGCTTTTCTTAGTCCTATAACAATGGTTATATTGCCTAAGTTAGGATTTTTTCCTGATTCTACAACTGTTTTAACTATGCAACAAAAGCTTCAATTATTATCTTGTAATGCTGAATGTAAAGGCCAATTACTAGGTTTAGCCTTTAAATTGGTGCTATTAGGTATTGGGAGTTGGGCTGTGTTTTTACGCTCAAAAAATGCTACTATGCCACGCATATTCTTATTCCGAGCGGGAGTGTTGCTTCTTACTACATTATGCATTTGTACTTACTGGTTATTTTATGTTGTTCAG GTTACTGAGAGTGCTAAGACTGCTGCTAATGGTGAAATaacagaatataaaaatttagtaAATTATGCAGGTACTCTTGCAGATACTCTACTATTCATACATTATATTGCTATATTGCTAATTGAAATTCGCCATCAACAGCCTATCTTTTATCTTAAA ATTGTAAGATCACCAGATGGTGAATCCCGATCTTATGCAATAGGACAATTGTCAATACAGCGAGCAGCAGTATGGGTATTAGAAAGATATTATACAGAATTTCCTATTTATAATCCATATCTAGAAAGACTCCCAGTATCAAAATCTGGTAGAAAACAGTCAAGCTTCAAGTTTTATGAGGTTGATGGTGGAGTAACTGGCAGTGTTCAGTCACGAGGAGGTAGTGGTGATAGAGCAGTCATAACAACTCAAACTCGTCGTAGAGATTCCAGTCACAATGAACGTTTTTATGAGGAACATGATTATGAACGTAGAGTACGAAAACGTAGAGCAAGATTAATCACTGCCGCTGAAGAAGCATTTGCACATATAAAACGTTTGCATTCAGAAGTTGAGTCTACTCCAAATCCTGGTCCTATGGATCCCATGGAAGCTGCACAAGCAGTATTTCCATCTATGGCAAGAGCTTTGCAGAAATATTTAAGAGTTACACGGCAACAACCGCGTCATTCTGTTGAGTCTATTTTAAATCGACTTGCACGATGTTTGGCTCAAGATGCAGCACCGCGCGCATTTTTAGAACCCTTTTTCGTAACCAGCCCTGTTCTTTCAAACGAAAAAGAACGACAGAAAAGATCGCATCATTGGGCTTTAGTCTGTGAAGGAGAATTACCTTCACGACCTCTCGCAAATGGTTGCGAGTTTCAGTTACGACAAGGTGAAGTAGCTCTGTTATGTACAGTATATCATTTACCTCATTTTCATCTTACAGAACAGCTCGCACATCCTAAATCTAATAAATTCTTACTAAGATTAAATTCCGAAACATCGGTTTAG